A window from Drosophila nasuta strain 15112-1781.00 chromosome 3, ASM2355853v1, whole genome shotgun sequence encodes these proteins:
- the LOC132793498 gene encoding nucleosome-remodeling factor subunit NURF301 isoform X5: MSGRGSRKRGRPPKTPNERSTSGRFNYQLLKKPKYLSEGKSQPSTPSASRCISPQSDECSRSSHNNRGSARGSGAKRGRGRKSNVHANTSTNSYSARKGYESEYHYGSDFGDSDDEKSDNEDDMLLTPSDDESLDAANESESEFSVCSFTQNGLGRPPRPPSPEPIWLQEGREFPALELPESSEDLFIGNAHVLRALSIYEVLRRFRHLVRLSPFRFEDFCAALVCEEQSALLTDVHIMLLKAILREEDVQGTHFGPLDQKDTVNISLYLIDAITWPEVLRSYVESDKEFDRDVYHILCSGEYPYSGVDNRLTVLQFLGDQFLTANCVRDVMVQEGPIHYDDHCRVCHRLGDLLCCETCPAVYHLECVDPPMNDVPTEDWQCGLCRSHKVSGVVDCVLPQEKQGVLIRHDNLGVDRHGRRYWFIARRIFVEDQLDGTCWYYSNLAKFELLLKRMDATELESRLYVQLTDRQEEIERQMKLTESLTNEHKHNNKRTQIDLEQEATQELLEKEAAAAANDEEENDGESSPPAEVAKKVAEDNKMVTRQKTNQMNSGTLYFKLGMEQGFKNYVNQYATNPIALNKPQRNEERDKRRHLSHKFSLTTASDFKWIGITMGTCDNIITTLRQTLINFESNIAASFMNPNWLNNKKMWNSAVMNAKRATDFGAVMLLFQSSLKSVVFANVWHEQLGHMQLQRITSAEREERKKQEKREKRERDDEEERNRLAFNYIKYSLGLKHQVWKQKGEEYRVHGQWGWLWLSSSRRCGVRARRTRAQPLTHARVYVHYSMGEEETETAVNESVLVDPRTQRFMQQCESIHSEGQICHYLPENHTNIKVYEDVGERVAGHIDVSKALTAPGRHYYPKVARKCRLDDLLERRTKLAEVEQQIAFKSDVESDVKPLLITATAANNKQTYLEKRLMRLTESAGPGKNLATTVNFDLVNSLAKQIQTVRMQFSQLNRFAKTFRCYTKECNTNSNAVSQITQNTCYSPLCLQKARAKKELLLLLRKAHTAGNGSKETVAAILGAVKKPPSILEQKLTEGKKEAVQLTLEEVDEHNKTLESEAPLDLLHDWDQARQHAVAFSEELLKDCLLLESEKEPAAEKVAVKQEDASINPDTSTQDSDKMDYIESMDVCSNVEIESTEDSLAAAASAASSTANADDVDIFANTRRKRTQKPKKAYIGTKDVLDQTLDKDIPLNKQNRRFPITARPVKREDVTKYEREYFENGSERVYSATSSRGRVYLLRDAAKLYEQSVKAEDKTKVVKNATYARYPLISNFLTHKQKRSLLVLPRYELLKLARLAGKAPSSGFHHAAKNNSIWQYQCSRPLFRTCWSYRTSNATTLSSIALQLRILWSCLRWDDMIAKSPSTDGKHQVTTENEIVTLELLKLRHAGRYGEKTSYLRRKVVIPLEMPKTIREVTSIRSGLRKRKRAESPQPTEPQISEEWVDEDKLELWEIKFIGEKQEKARLATVTRSVASRQLEATNGGAANSPSNGSPAGGRVLLAPKPNEEVKDKMEQQLKLQRAAHQQRKILNSSGEVTRSSTPVKGQVIGSRRVIVKNPDGTTRIIQQAVTQVPRTVTTATTASSSSPAPSNAAQSNASTSSSTTSTPSATPHKVQIIRGPDGKVSVRGLNPGQQLVQMPDGKLHVLTTTQASNVATPVKGKLPIKTLATGGQTQQAVATTTAGSAANTPVMKQIALKHVAKTPATQTLATSQRVTLPLAQVRNKLLLAQQQQAQQQQQQQQQQQTTPTVQKLVSKVVSNASPSQQVFVQQGSKLLVTQGAQGQKVIISAAPSAQQQQQQTQQSTATVQQQQIVHTQTIQQQQQHIQQQPAQQQQQQQQQIVVNQQVGAQPTQKVIQQIVNTSNVQQQIVVGGQRIILSPGQTIVTQRNVPQSQALQMVQQQIQTQQQQQTTTQHVVQQPQQQQQQQFVVQTNQTVQAATPTTQTKVVKQIVVQQPQQQQQQQQQVIEEKPQSSAAETAEATTQQVLVPNSTLAQQLAQGKLQVATINGQQVIVKPLGNNQAQIVAHIKHQGDGNAHIVTNNATPAVSQASPQASPVKLPTQQQQQTVVQQAPQQVVQQVQQVTQQPQQQQQQHIVQQVVQQAQPAAQQQQQLSVEESLLQNQPPGTVIKCVTAQVLQTEHGPRIVLQGLVGNDFTAQQLQLVQTQVKQQLMKAQESNGKLGVLGPTKIYLAVQPETAAQSSQPPPLTPVHQSATHQQ; the protein is encoded by the exons ATGAGCGGTCGTGGCAGTCGAAAACGAGGACGCCCGCCAAAGACGCCAAATGAGCGTTCAACGTCGGGACGTTTCAACTATCAACTGCTCAAGAAGCCCAAATATCTCAGCGAAGGCAAATCACAGCCAAGCACGCCGTCAGCATCACGCTGCATCTCTCCCCAAAGCGATGAGTGCAGTCGCAGCAGTCACAATAATCGCGGCAGTGCTCGGGGCTCCGGCGCCAAGCGAGGACGCGGACGCAAATCAAATGTACATGCAAACACCAGCACCAACAGTTATTCGGCCAGAAAAG GCTACGAATCGGAATACCATTATGGGTCCGATTTCGGCGATTCGGACGACGAGAAGTCGGACAATGAAGACGATATGCTGCTGACGCCCAGCGACGACGAGAGTCTGGATGCTGCCAACGAAAGCGAGTCGGAATTTTCCGTCTGCAGTTTCACACAAAACGGCCTCGGAAGGCCGCCACGTCCGCCCAGTCCAGAGCCCATTTGGCTGCAGGAGGGCAGAGAATTCCCTGCGTTGGAGTTACCGGAATCATCGGAAGATCTATTCATTGGCAATGCGCATGTGTTGCGCGCTCTAAGTATTTATGAAGTATTGCGACGTTTTCGTCATCTGGTGCGTCTCTCACCGTTCCGCTTCGAGGACTTTTGTGCGGCTCTGGTGTGCGAGGAGCAGAGTGCTCTGCTCACCGACGTTCATATAATGCTGCTGAAGGCAATCTTACGCGAGGAGGATGTACAGGGCACCCATTTTGGTCCGCTCGATCAGAAGGATACGGTTAACATCAGTTTGTATCTGATCGATGCCATCACCTGGCCCGAAGTGTTGCGCAGCTATGTGGAAAGTGATAAGGAATTCGATCGTGACGTCTATCATATCCTCTGCTCCGGTGAATATCCGTATTCGGGTGTCGATAATCGTTTGACTGTGCTGCAATTTCTGGGCGATCAATTTCTCACTGCCAACTGTGTACGTGACGTGATGGTCCAGGAGGGACCCATACACTATGACGATCATTGTCGTGTGTGTCATCGTCTCGGCGATTTGCTGTGCTGCGAAACATGCCCGGCTGTCTATCACTTGGAATGCGTCGATCCGCCCATGAACGATGTGCCCACCGAGGACTGGCAGTGTGGCTTGTGTCGCTCCCACAAGGTGTCCGGTGTGGTGGACTGTGTGCTGCCGCAGGAGAAGCAAGGTGTGCTCATCCGTCACGATAATCTGGGTGTCGATCGTCATGGTCGTCGCTATTGGTTTATTGCGCGTCGCATCTTTGTCGAAGATCAACTCGATGGCACCTGCTGGTATTACAGTAATCTGGCCAAATTTGAGTTGCTGCTAAAGCGCATGGATGCCACCGAGTTGGAGTCGCGACTGTATGTACAGTTAACTGATCGCCAGGAGGAGATTGAGCGTCAGATGAAGTTAACCGAATCGCTGACAAACgagcacaaacacaacaacaaacgcacCCAAATCGATCTCGAGCAAGAGGCTACACAAGAACTGCTCGAAAAGgaggcagcagcggcagctaATGATGAGGAAGAAAACGACGGAGAATCTTCTCCTCCGGCTGAGGTAGCTAAAAAGGTCGCGGAGGACAATAAGATGGTGACACGTCAAAAGACGAATCAAATGAACAGCGGCACACTCTACTTTAAGCTGGGCATGGAGCAGGGCTTTAAGAACTATGTCAATCAATATGCCACCAATCCGATAGCACTGAACAAGCCGCAACGCAACGAGGAGCGCGACAAGCGTCGCCATTTGTCGCACAAATTCTCGCTAACGACTGCATCGGATTTCAAATGGATTGGCATCACGATGGGCACTTGTGACAACATTATTACAACGCTGCGCCAGACGCTCATTAATTTCGAATCGAATATTGCCGCCTCCTTTATGAATCCCAACTGgttgaacaacaaaaagatGTGGAACAGCGCCGTAATGAATGCAAAACGAGCCACAGATTTCGGTGCCGTAATGCTGCTGTTTCAGTCGTCACTCAAGAGCGTCGTCTTTGCCAACGTGTGGCACGAGCAGCTGGGACACATGCAATTGCAACGCATCACAAGCGCAGAGCGTGAGGAGCGCAAGAAGCAAGAGAAACGCGAGAAGCGTGAACGCGACGATGAGGAGGAACGCAATCGCTTGGCCTTCAACTACATTAAATACTCGCTGGGTCTGAAGCATCAGGTGTGGAAGCAAAAGGGCGAGGAGTATCGTGTCCATGGCCAATGGGGCTGGCTCTGGCTGTCGAGCAGTCGCCGTTGCGGAGTTCGTGCCCGACGCACGCGCGCCCAACCGTTGACCCATGCTCGCGTCTATGTGCATTATTCGATGGGCGAGGAGGAGACGGAGACGGCTGTCAATGAGAGCGTGCTCGTTGATCCGCGCACACAGCGCTTTATGCAGCAATGTGAATCGATTCACAGCGAGGGACAGATTTGCCATTATCTGCCCGAGAACCATACCAACATCAAGGTCTATGAGGATGTGGGTGAGCGTGTGGCCGGACACATTGATGTGAGCAAAGCGCTGACAGCACCAGGACGACATTACTACCCGAAGGTGGCACGCAAATGCCGCCTGGATGATTTGCTGGAGCGTCGCACAAAATTGGCCGAGGTGGAGCAACAAATCGCCTTCAAATCGGATGTGGAAAGCGATGTCAAACCGCTGTTGATTACAGCGACCGCCgcgaacaacaaacaaacgtATCTGGAGAAGCGTTTGATGCGTCTCACCGAATCGGCGGGTCCCGGCAAGAATCTGGCCACCACTGTGAATTTCGATCTCGTCAATTCGCTGGCCAAGCAAATCCAAACAGTGCGCATGCAATTCAGTCAGCTGAATCGCTTTGCGAAGACCTTCCGCTGCTACACCAAGGAGTGCAATACTAACTCAAATGCCGTCTCACAAATCACGCAAAACACTTGCTATTCCCCGCTATGTCTGCAGAAGGCGCGTGCCAAgaaggagctgctgctgctgctacgcAAGGCGCACACGGCAGGCAATGGCTCGAAGGAGACTGTTGCCGCCATTCTGGGTGCTGTGAAGAAACCACCGTCCATACTCGAGCAGAAGCTCACGGAGGGCAAGAAGGAAGCGGTGCAGCTGACGCTCGAGGAGGTCGATGAGCACAACAAAACGCTTGAGTCGGAGGCGCCGCTTGACTTGCTCCACGACTGGGATCAGGCGCGTCAGCATGCCGTTGCCTTTAGCGAGGAGCTGCTCAAGGATTGCCTGCTGCTCGAGTCGGAGAAGGAGCCAGCTGCCGAGAAGGTGGCAGTTAAGCAAGAGGATGCCAGCATAAATCCCGATACGAGCACACAAGACTCTGACAAAATGGACTACATCGAGAGCATGGATGTGTGCAGCAATGTGGAGATCGAGAGCACCGAAGACtcgttggcagcagcagcgagcgCCGCCAGCTCCACAGCGAATGCCGATGATGTGGACATATTCGCAAACACACGACGCAAGCGCACACAGAAGCCGAAGAAGGCCTACATTGGCACCAAGGATGTGCTCGATCAGACGCTCGACAAGGACATACCGTTGAACAAGCAGAATCGTCGCTTCCCCATCACAGCGCGTCCCGTCAAGCGTGAGGATGTCACCAAGTATGAGCGCGAATACTTTGAGAATGGCAGCGAACGTGTTTACTCGGCCACCTCATCGCGAGGACGCGTCTATTTGCTGCGCGATGCGGCCAAGCTGTACGAGCAATCGGTCAAGGCAGAGGACAAGACAAAGGTGGTAAAGAATGCGACCTATGCACGCTATCCGCTCATCTCCAACTTCTTGACGCATAAGCAAAAGCGTAGTCTCTTGGTCTTGCCACGCTATGAGCTGCTGAAATTGGCTCGTTTGGCGGGCAAAGCGCCCAGCAGTGGCTTCCATCATGCGGCGAAGAACAATAGCATTTGGCAGTATCAATGCTCGCGACCATTGTTCCGCACCTGTTGGTCATATCGCACATCGAATGCCACCACATTGTCGAGCATTGCGCTGCAGTTGCGCATTTTGTGGTCGTGTCTGCGCTGGGATGACATGATTGCCAAGTCACCGTCCACCGATGGCAAACATCAGGTGACCACCGAGAACGAGATTGTCACATTGGAGTTGCTCAAGTTGCGTCACGCTGGTCGCTATGGCGAAAAGACGAGCTATCTGCGACGCAAGGTCGTCATTCCACTGGAGATGCCAAAGACTATTCGAG AGGTCACATCGATACGTTCTGGCTTGCGCAAACGGAAGCGCGCCGAGTCGCCGCAGCCCACAGAGCCGCAGATTAGCGAGGAATGGGTGGACGAGGACAAGCTGGAGCTGTGGGAAATCAAGTTCATTGGCGAGAAGCAGGAGAAGGCACGCCTCGCAACCGTCACGCGTTCGGTGGCCTCGCGACAACTCGAGGCAACCAATGGCGGTGCTGCGAATAGCCCCAGCAATGGCAGCCCGGCTGGTGGACGTGTGCTGTTGGCACCGAAGCCCAACGAGGAGGTCAAAGACAAAATGGAGCAGCAGCTCAAGTTGCAACGTGCCGCGCATCAGCAGCGCAAGATACTCAACTCTAGCGGCGAAGTGACGCGCTCATCAACGCCag TTAAGGGACAAGTGATTGGCAGCCGACGTGTGATAGTCAAGAATCCGGATGGCACCACGCGCATCATTCAGCAGGCTGTGACGCAAGTGCCGCGCACAGTGACGACAGCCACAACTGCATCATCTTCGAGTCCAGCACCCTCCAATGCAGCACAATCGAATGCCAGCACATCATCGTCCACAACATCGACGCCGTCGGCAACGCCGCATAAAGTACAAATCATACGTGGCCCAGATGGCAAAGTCAGTGTGCGTGGTCTCAATCCCGGCCAGCAGCTGGTGCAGATGCCCGATGGCAAGCTGCATGTGCTGACAACGACACAAGCATCGAATGTCGCCACGCCAG TGAAAGGGAAATTGCCAATTAAAACGCTGGCAACTGGAGGACAAACCCAACAggcggtggcaacaacaactgctggcTCAGCTGCTAACACGCCGGTGATGAAACAAATTGCATTGAAGCATGTTGCCAAAACGCCGGCGACCCAAACGTTGGCAACATCACAGCGCGTCACACTTCCCCTGGCGCAGGTGAGGAATAAATTGCTGTTggcgcaacagcaacaagcacagcagcagcaacaacaacaacaacaacagcagacgACGCCAACAGTGCAGAAATTAGTGTCGAAAGTGGTGTCAAATGCGTCGCCATCTCAGCAAGTGTTTGTGCAGCAGGGCTCCAAGTTGCTGGTGACACAAGGAGCACAGGGTCAAAAGGTAATCATATCTGCAGCCCCGAgtgcacagcagcagcaacaacagacaCAGCAGAGCACTGCCACAgtccagcagcaacaaattgtgcacacacagacaatacaacagcagcagcagcacatacagcaacagccagcccaacagcagcagcagcaacaacaacagattgTGGTCAATCAACAGGTGGGCGCACAACCCACACAGAAGGTGATACAGCAGATTGTCAACACCAGCAATGTGCAGCAACAGATTGTGGTGGGCGGTCAACGCATCATTTTGAGTCCGGGCCAAACGATTGTCACGCAACGCAATGTGCCGCAGAGTCAAGCATTGCAGATGGTGCAGCAGCAGATACaaacgcaacagcagcagcagacaacCACCCAGCATGTtgtgcagcagccacaacagcagcagcaacagcaatttgtGGTCCAAACCAATCAGACTGTCCAAGCGGCGACGCCCACAACCCAGACCAAGGTGGTCAAGCAGATTGTGgtgcagcagccacagcagcaacaacaacaacagcagcaagttATTGAGGAGAAACCACAAAGCAGCGCAGCCGAAACAGCTGAGGCAACCACACAGCAAGTGTTGGTGCCAAACTCGACGCTGGCACAGCAATTGGCGCAGGGCAAACTGCAGGTGGCAACAATCAATGGCCAGCAAGTGATTGTCAAACCTTTGGGCAACAATCAGGCGCAAATTGTGGCACACATCAAGCATCAGGGCGATGGAAATGCGCACATTGTGACGAACAATGCAACGCCGGCCGTATCGCAAGCGAGTCCCCAAGCTTCACCCGTCAAACTGCcgacacaacagcagcagcaaactgtGGTGCAGCAAGCGCCACAGCAAGTGGTGCAGCAAGTGCAGCAGGTGacacagcagccgcagcaacagcagcagcagcacattgTGCAACAAGTGGTGCAGCAGGCGCAGCCAGctgcacagcaacaacagcagttgaGTGTGGAGGAAAGTCTGCTGCAGAATCAACCGCCTGGCACAGTGATCAAATGCGTAACCGCCCAAGTGCTGCAAACGGAGCACGGACCACGCATTGTGCTGCAAGGTCTGGTGGGCAACGACTTTACAgcacaacagctgcagctggtgcAGACGCAAGTCAAGCAGCAGCTAATGAAAG CGCAAGAATCAAATGGCAAGCTCGGTGTTTTAGGGCCAACAAAAATTTATCTTGCTGTGCAGCCGGAAACTGCGGCACAATCATCGCAGCCGCCTCCGTTGACACCTGTGCATCAATCGGCGACACATCAACAA TAA